A window of the Chloroflexus sp. Y-396-1 genome harbors these coding sequences:
- a CDS encoding Crp/Fnr family transcriptional regulator, which produces MTSRLSEAEAIVWERLRHLGQAQSFRRHSTIYTPAQPAQTLYLLVNGQVGLHLASREGRLLTVRVVEDGQPFGLSVVERDAAYDTFAEALTPVRALAVPRAELLRVIARDGVLATAMLELVGQQRLVVSRRIEEVAFKSVPARLASVLLEMSETQQVATPQPPRLPRRTHQQLADMINAYRETVTKVINQFRDARLLDVDSSGITLLNPSRLRELAQS; this is translated from the coding sequence ATGACGTCACGGTTGTCTGAGGCAGAAGCGATCGTCTGGGAACGTCTGCGACATCTCGGTCAGGCACAGTCATTTCGCAGACACAGTACAATCTACACGCCAGCCCAACCGGCCCAAACCCTTTACCTGCTGGTAAATGGGCAAGTTGGTTTACACCTCGCTTCACGTGAGGGGCGATTGCTCACCGTGCGCGTCGTTGAGGATGGGCAGCCTTTCGGTCTAAGCGTCGTAGAGCGCGATGCGGCCTACGATACCTTTGCCGAGGCCTTAACGCCAGTGCGGGCATTAGCTGTGCCACGGGCCGAACTACTACGTGTTATAGCCAGGGATGGTGTTCTGGCAACCGCAATGCTTGAACTGGTCGGTCAACAACGTCTGGTGGTAAGTCGCCGGATCGAGGAGGTAGCCTTTAAGTCGGTACCGGCCCGGCTGGCGTCAGTGTTGCTCGAGATGTCAGAGACTCAGCAGGTTGCCACCCCCCAGCCGCCGCGTCTACCGCGGCGTACCCATCAGCAGCTTGCCGACATGATCAACGCTTACCGCGAAACGGTTACGAAGGTTATCAATCAGTTCCGTGACGCACGGCTGCTCGATGTCGATAGTTCGGGAATTACATTACTTAATCCGTCGCGGTTGCGCGAACTGGCTCAAAGTTAG
- a CDS encoding adenylate/guanylate cyclase domain-containing protein, giving the protein MARVTVTIQGEQHTFPITERGLTIGRQLDNEIVLNHAIVSRKHARIELRGHRAWVIDLNSRNGVTVNRLRVKEEQLNDGDVIGIGPFELIYEDRAAQSVVFDDNRYFPVTSESRVVAAHELQLLPSDLQAFYQISMRINQVLDYRELLDLVMEEIIRLVPAQRGFLLLRKGDELVPRVIFPPGLGDVAIAGSIVRKAIERGEAVLTHDARIEFAGSKSIIAANIRSAICAPLLTQGGAIGVILLDSPGREQFSVRDRDMVVAIANLAAVAIERARLTEELRVQGQVRQNLERFLSPNVAQALARYVAQHGKLWEAQEQIVTVLFADVKGFTALSERLSPREVQDLLNEYLHEMTDVIFRYNGTVDKYIGDGIMAIFGAPRLPEDPLDEQHAFRAVSAAVEMQQAQQRLVRKLDPDKAFTIRIGVNTGPAFTGFFGTRHRLEYTAIGDTVNTASRLESAAEPGTVFIGEDTARLVSDQFELQEMGELQLKGKQQRVRAYKVLGRRSKPGGQATIAYTGP; this is encoded by the coding sequence ATGGCGCGGGTCACGGTCACCATTCAGGGTGAACAGCATACGTTCCCGATCACCGAGCGCGGCCTGACCATTGGGCGGCAGCTTGATAACGAGATTGTGCTTAACCACGCGATAGTCTCGCGCAAGCATGCCCGGATTGAATTGCGTGGTCACCGGGCATGGGTGATCGACCTCAACAGCCGTAACGGCGTAACGGTTAACCGGCTACGGGTAAAAGAAGAGCAACTGAACGATGGCGATGTGATCGGCATCGGCCCATTCGAGCTGATTTACGAAGACCGCGCTGCGCAAAGTGTTGTTTTTGACGATAACCGCTATTTTCCGGTAACGTCGGAATCACGAGTGGTAGCAGCCCATGAGTTGCAGTTGCTACCATCTGACCTTCAAGCCTTTTACCAGATCAGTATGCGGATCAATCAGGTACTGGATTACCGCGAACTCCTCGATCTGGTGATGGAAGAGATCATCCGCTTAGTCCCCGCACAGCGTGGATTTTTACTCTTGCGAAAGGGCGATGAACTAGTTCCGCGCGTCATCTTCCCACCCGGCCTCGGTGACGTAGCGATTGCCGGGAGTATCGTGCGCAAAGCCATTGAACGCGGTGAAGCCGTGTTGACCCACGATGCTCGGATCGAGTTTGCCGGTTCAAAGAGCATTATTGCCGCTAACATCCGTTCAGCTATTTGTGCGCCGTTGCTGACCCAAGGCGGAGCGATTGGGGTGATCTTGCTCGACTCGCCTGGCCGTGAACAGTTTTCCGTGCGTGACCGTGATATGGTTGTAGCTATCGCCAATCTGGCTGCCGTTGCCATCGAGCGCGCCCGTCTGACCGAAGAATTGCGGGTACAGGGTCAGGTGCGGCAGAATCTCGAGCGTTTCCTCTCGCCAAATGTTGCCCAGGCCCTGGCCCGTTACGTCGCCCAACACGGGAAACTCTGGGAAGCGCAAGAACAGATCGTCACCGTTCTCTTTGCCGACGTTAAGGGCTTTACGGCCCTCTCTGAACGTCTCTCGCCGCGTGAAGTGCAAGACTTGCTCAATGAGTATTTGCATGAAATGACCGATGTCATTTTCCGTTACAATGGCACGGTCGATAAGTATATCGGCGATGGCATTATGGCGATCTTCGGTGCACCACGGTTACCAGAAGATCCGCTCGATGAACAACATGCGTTCCGTGCAGTGTCAGCGGCGGTTGAAATGCAACAGGCTCAACAACGACTGGTACGCAAACTCGATCCCGATAAAGCCTTTACCATTCGGATCGGGGTGAATACCGGCCCGGCATTTACCGGCTTTTTTGGCACCCGCCATCGGCTAGAATACACAGCTATCGGCGATACGGTTAATACTGCATCGCGGCTGGAATCAGCCGCTGAACCGGGTACCGTGTTTATTGGTGAAGATACGGCGCGTCTGGTTAGTGACCAGTTTGAACTGCAAGAAATGGGTGAGCTGCAATTGAAGGGAAAGCAGCAACGGGTGCGTGCTTATAAAGTGCTAGGAAGACGATCTAAACCAGGTGGACAGGCGACGATTGCCTATACAGGGCCATAA
- a CDS encoding E3 ubiquitin ligase family protein: MSVLVFIGIVLLVLSVPCFFVARANARLLHRLNTVETYNAATLDEIHRRITTSLGANYFIRPCEVTGIIECDTPLIGPVSGRAFVAYKYDVYEEYEEEVTTRDDEGRESTTTERRSTSIESEERRIPFFVRDDTGRVLVLPDGATIDLIETVNRFVTTPQSPSWTSSINTLGWRQVERGLDVGTRVFVSGIAIDHDGRPAVASYTPYGKQPLLISRKSEQELAASAAFWARSMSYAAIASAVIGLALIVGSFLIGR, from the coding sequence ATGAGTGTACTTGTTTTCATCGGAATAGTATTATTAGTGTTGTCTGTTCCCTGCTTTTTCGTAGCTCGCGCAAATGCCAGGTTGCTACACAGGCTTAATACAGTAGAAACATACAATGCAGCTACATTAGACGAGATCCATCGTCGCATTACCACATCGCTGGGAGCAAATTACTTTATTCGACCTTGTGAAGTCACCGGTATTATTGAGTGTGACACTCCTTTGATCGGTCCTGTCTCCGGTAGAGCATTTGTTGCGTACAAGTACGATGTTTACGAAGAATATGAGGAGGAAGTCACAACGAGAGATGACGAAGGTCGCGAATCTACTACCACCGAGCGGCGTAGTACGTCAATTGAATCGGAAGAACGGCGCATACCGTTTTTTGTCCGTGATGATACCGGTAGGGTACTAGTATTACCGGATGGTGCAACTATTGATCTCATTGAAACGGTGAACCGTTTTGTCACAACACCGCAGTCACCGTCGTGGACAAGTTCCATCAATACGCTTGGGTGGCGTCAGGTAGAGCGAGGTCTTGACGTTGGAACGCGCGTGTTTGTATCTGGGATCGCAATTGACCACGATGGAAGACCTGCCGTTGCTAGTTATACACCCTATGGAAAGCAACCGCTCTTGATTAGTCGCAAGAGCGAGCAAGAATTAGCAGCTTCGGCAGCATTTTGGGCACGTAGTATGAGTTATGCTGCTATTGCCAGTGCAGTGATTGGGCTGGCGCTTATCGTCGGTAGCTTTCTGATAGGTCGGTAA
- a CDS encoding MBL fold metallo-hydrolase: MEIFAVDSHIWAIDHELLGLPGVGVTYVVTGEEIALIETGTPLTVPQTLAGLDALGIDRAAVRHILCTHIHMDHAGGSGHLAAALPNAFVYINSSVAEHLVNPTKLMASVRRAVGEEAWPLHGELLPIPAERIRPAEQLHLDLGRDVVLTAIATPGHSPDHLSYLDHKSGGLFIGDAAGLAMDRWGLAFPVTPVPTYDLEAHRATIARLRALDLPRIYLTHYGPHDDVTYQLDRAAERLEELVELVNRALADGDPDIAALAARWVPYPEDGPAGVVARSWTQMSVAGLIRYELKRRQATG; the protein is encoded by the coding sequence ATGGAGATTTTTGCAGTCGATAGTCACATTTGGGCCATTGACCATGAACTGCTGGGTTTACCTGGTGTCGGTGTGACCTACGTCGTCACTGGTGAAGAGATCGCCCTGATCGAGACCGGCACGCCATTGACCGTACCACAAACACTGGCAGGGTTGGATGCGTTAGGCATCGACCGCGCCGCCGTTCGACACATTCTCTGCACCCACATCCATATGGATCATGCGGGTGGTTCAGGCCATCTGGCAGCGGCATTGCCGAATGCGTTTGTCTACATCAATAGCAGTGTAGCCGAACACCTGGTAAATCCGACTAAACTGATGGCAAGCGTGCGGCGAGCAGTTGGAGAGGAGGCCTGGCCGCTACACGGTGAACTACTCCCTATTCCCGCTGAACGCATCCGACCTGCCGAACAGCTTCACCTGGATTTAGGGCGTGATGTTGTCCTGACGGCTATTGCAACGCCAGGCCATTCGCCCGATCACCTTTCCTACCTCGACCACAAGAGCGGCGGATTGTTCATCGGTGATGCCGCCGGGTTGGCAATGGATCGCTGGGGCCTCGCTTTCCCGGTTACACCGGTACCCACCTATGATCTTGAAGCGCATCGGGCAACCATTGCCAGGTTACGCGCTCTCGATCTCCCCCGGATTTATCTTACGCACTACGGGCCTCACGACGACGTGACCTATCAGCTTGATCGGGCCGCTGAACGACTTGAGGAGCTGGTTGAACTGGTCAATCGGGCATTGGCGGATGGCGATCCTGATATAGCAGCACTGGCGGCTCGTTGGGTTCCCTATCCAGAGGACGGGCCGGCCGGAGTCGTTGCTCGAAGCTGGACCCAAATGAGCGTAGCCGGTCTGATTCGCTACGAATTGAAACGGCGGCAGGCAACCGGATAA
- a CDS encoding DNA adenine methylase, translating to MPARPFLKWAGGKSQLLPELSRRIPAHFGRYHEPFVGGGALFFYLWNNGLLRQGALLSDLNAELIDCYIAVRDEVDELIELLYRLRPYATDREFFYEIRSWDRRPDFAHRPRVERAARTIFLNRTCYNGLYRLNNKGQFNAPFGYYKNPLIVDSDNLREVSRALHNVDLRVADFATVLDTAQPGDFIYFDPPYVPVSSTASFTSYTRRGFDETEQRRLAQVFHQLAARNCFVMLSNSSTALARQLYASACQVDVVLASRKINCNGSRRGMVEELIACSFPTRCQSQYSGDSRVALLAGD from the coding sequence GTGCCTGCGCGTCCATTTCTCAAGTGGGCTGGTGGTAAAAGTCAGCTTCTGCCAGAGCTTTCGCGGCGCATTCCAGCGCACTTTGGCCGCTATCATGAGCCGTTTGTCGGCGGTGGCGCCTTGTTCTTTTATCTCTGGAATAATGGATTGTTACGGCAAGGAGCATTGCTGAGCGATCTCAACGCAGAACTGATCGACTGTTATATTGCCGTTCGCGATGAAGTTGACGAGTTGATCGAACTCCTCTATCGTCTGCGTCCTTACGCAACGGATCGCGAGTTCTTCTACGAGATTCGCAGTTGGGATCGCCGACCGGATTTCGCTCATCGGCCACGGGTGGAACGCGCAGCGCGTACCATCTTTCTTAATCGCACGTGTTACAATGGCCTGTACCGGCTTAACAACAAAGGCCAATTCAATGCCCCCTTTGGTTACTACAAAAATCCACTGATCGTCGATAGCGATAATCTCCGTGAAGTCAGCCGGGCCTTACACAATGTTGACCTACGGGTTGCTGATTTCGCTACGGTGCTTGATACGGCTCAACCGGGCGATTTCATCTACTTTGACCCACCGTATGTACCGGTTAGTTCAACAGCATCGTTTACGAGTTACACCAGGCGCGGCTTCGATGAAACCGAGCAGCGTCGATTAGCACAGGTGTTTCATCAACTGGCTGCCCGTAATTGTTTTGTGATGCTCTCGAACTCGTCAACCGCGCTGGCTCGTCAGTTGTATGCCAGTGCCTGCCAGGTCGATGTGGTCTTAGCCAGTCGTAAAATTAACTGCAACGGTTCTCGTCGCGGTATGGTTGAGGAGTTGATTGCCTGTAGCTTTCCCACTAGATGTCAGAGCCAGTATTCGGGCGATTCCCGCGTCGCTCTTCTTGCCGGCGACTGA
- a CDS encoding metal-dependent transcriptional regulator → MSTSQSTTTLRRRHISTAGEPTAKEREYLEVIYYLASRNEPVIAARLARWMKVQPPTVTHIVTRLLEKGFIERNAHGEITLTPSGLQLAEAMVRRHRILERFLVDVMGLPWHLIHEEAVRLEHALSPVMEERIMALVGQATTCPHGNPIPGQNEGYAGQVRLDATSAGQVFTIRRIAEEAEEETPIVAFLEANGLVPGARFTIADNATPIGVTLQRPGLSITVPTHIAEFIWGDVEEDR, encoded by the coding sequence GTGAGTACTTCGCAATCGACCACCACCTTGCGTCGCCGCCACATCAGTACTGCTGGCGAACCGACTGCAAAAGAGCGGGAATATCTTGAAGTCATCTATTATCTCGCGTCGCGCAACGAGCCGGTGATCGCGGCCCGCCTGGCACGCTGGATGAAGGTTCAACCACCAACGGTAACTCATATCGTTACCCGCTTACTTGAAAAGGGTTTCATTGAGCGTAACGCACACGGTGAAATCACGCTTACGCCGAGCGGCCTGCAACTGGCCGAAGCAATGGTACGCCGCCATCGAATTCTCGAGCGATTCCTCGTTGATGTCATGGGATTGCCCTGGCACCTGATCCACGAGGAGGCAGTTCGCCTTGAACATGCTCTCTCACCGGTGATGGAAGAGCGGATCATGGCGCTGGTCGGCCAGGCAACAACGTGTCCGCACGGCAACCCGATCCCTGGTCAAAATGAAGGGTATGCTGGTCAAGTCCGTCTCGATGCAACCAGTGCAGGTCAAGTCTTTACCATCAGGCGGATCGCGGAAGAGGCCGAAGAAGAAACACCAATTGTAGCCTTTCTCGAAGCCAACGGTTTGGTACCCGGCGCACGCTTCACAATAGCAGACAACGCTACTCCTATCGGTGTCACGTTGCAGCGGCCAGGTCTGTCGATAACCGTTCCAACTCATATCGCCGAATTCATTTGGGGTGATGTGGAAGAAGATCGGTAA
- a CDS encoding ATP-binding protein produces MTNPFSERGRITDPARFVGRWRELGAACEQLERRRPLLLYGPSGSGRSSLLTHLAQAAGAVLEIPNLNAFYLDLSLLPDATTTYGLIVRALGGNEPTITVLEQRLAASGRPVLICLDGVESAIAAGWGTELLERLGRLARRSAPGYHGVAGPTGQSLAYDLMVVGAVRGAPPLLSEPFATVRLGPLSFAEARLLLDSYLAEGEQLFSADEVRELMALSAGQPAFLQRAAYHLYETRRRPTYRWRKAYRAELREHPPVDNPLPPAIFETDEDEDEEDSSPPEWQTEEAPLAPRRPRLPPPPDDDLRPLLAAVGPLLVGLVGSQVSNSWPVGVAIGVAGYLSVIIWNKYGHK; encoded by the coding sequence ATGACCAATCCCTTCAGTGAACGCGGACGGATCACCGATCCTGCCAGGTTTGTCGGGCGATGGCGTGAGTTAGGTGCTGCCTGTGAACAGCTCGAACGACGGCGTCCGCTGTTACTGTACGGGCCGAGCGGAAGTGGCCGTTCATCATTGCTGACCCATCTGGCTCAGGCGGCAGGCGCTGTGCTGGAAATTCCTAATCTCAATGCGTTTTACCTCGATCTGTCGCTGCTTCCCGATGCCACTACCACGTATGGGCTGATCGTGCGCGCCCTTGGGGGTAACGAACCGACGATCACCGTCCTTGAACAACGGCTGGCAGCCAGCGGTCGTCCGGTGTTGATTTGTCTTGATGGAGTAGAATCGGCGATTGCCGCCGGTTGGGGAACCGAACTGCTCGAACGGCTAGGCCGGCTGGCCCGGCGGAGTGCTCCTGGCTACCACGGTGTAGCCGGGCCAACTGGTCAGAGCCTGGCCTACGATCTAATGGTCGTAGGTGCAGTGCGTGGCGCGCCACCATTGCTGAGTGAACCCTTCGCCACAGTGCGTCTCGGTCCGCTCAGTTTCGCCGAAGCTCGCTTGCTGCTCGACAGTTACCTCGCCGAGGGTGAACAGCTCTTTAGCGCCGATGAGGTGCGTGAACTGATGGCGCTTAGTGCCGGTCAACCGGCCTTCTTACAACGTGCCGCTTATCATCTGTACGAAACCCGTCGTCGGCCAACATACCGTTGGCGCAAGGCGTATCGGGCAGAGTTACGTGAACATCCACCAGTAGATAATCCCTTACCACCGGCTATTTTCGAGACTGACGAGGATGAAGATGAGGAGGATTCATCACCACCAGAGTGGCAGACTGAAGAGGCACCGCTGGCACCACGTCGCCCGCGGCTGCCTCCGCCTCCAGATGATGATCTGCGCCCCCTATTGGCGGCAGTTGGCCCATTGCTGGTTGGACTGGTCGGTTCGCAGGTCAGTAACTCGTGGCCGGTCGGGGTCGCAATTGGCGTTGCCGGATACCTCTCAGTCATTATCTGGAACAAATACGGTCATAAGTAG
- a CDS encoding peptide ABC transporter substrate-binding protein encodes MDHHLFANHNRLLLIWLIGLSLWLTACTTPLPPTPTAPMPTATLPPTATPLPRGGIVTIRLAADITSLRPWQPRSRDEEHLISLLYNGLMRLDADLWPTPDLAERLDIDADGRRLTFTLRPNLRWHDGEPLTAADVLFTLEALRNIPETSTALLADLRYIVTAVAPDERTVIIELRSRYAPILSLLAMPVLPRHLFVERDLSQINFLDQPIGSGPFRLTAHQTGVSLTLERFDQYHHGAPLLDRVILKVIPEAALSQRALRDGQLQVAELPWGSQDTLSDVTTLRSGSIPENGVYFLAFNLRPGRPFADVRLRQALATAIDLPRLVETATKGVGIPVGNGALPGSWADVTPPPPSGDLPAARAMLDAAGWTLPAGATIRQREGVPLIARLYVRNDDERRLVAARRIAEIAASIGIQIVVEPADFATVILARYVAPYDFDLLLGSWINGAGDPLFADTMFYDPDDFALFHSSQLEQGPGDTRATRNFVGFNDAIYDEQALIARQLYTLDERRSAIAQAQARLAETLPYLYLWVDRTAVIVDTRLHTLDGPIDLTTPRYLWNIERWYIR; translated from the coding sequence ATGGATCATCATTTGTTTGCGAATCACAACCGACTACTGCTGATCTGGCTGATTGGGTTGAGCCTCTGGCTGACTGCCTGCACGACACCTTTGCCGCCAACACCAACTGCTCCTATGCCAACGGCAACCTTACCACCGACGGCAACACCCTTACCGCGTGGTGGAATAGTGACGATCCGCCTTGCCGCTGACATTACCAGCCTGCGTCCGTGGCAACCTCGTTCACGTGATGAAGAGCATCTCATTAGCTTACTGTACAACGGTCTGATGCGACTCGATGCCGATCTGTGGCCAACACCCGATCTGGCCGAGCGATTGGATATCGATGCCGACGGACGCAGATTGACGTTTACCTTGCGCCCTAATTTGCGCTGGCACGATGGCGAACCTCTCACCGCTGCCGATGTGCTGTTTACGCTCGAAGCATTGCGTAATATCCCTGAAACCAGCACAGCGCTGCTGGCCGATCTGCGCTACATCGTCACTGCGGTTGCACCCGATGAACGCACTGTTATTATCGAGCTGCGCAGTCGCTACGCCCCTATCCTAAGCCTACTGGCCATGCCTGTGCTTCCGCGCCACCTGTTTGTCGAACGCGATCTGAGCCAGATCAATTTTCTCGATCAACCCATCGGAAGTGGGCCTTTTCGCCTGACCGCACATCAGACCGGTGTGAGCCTGACGCTCGAACGATTCGATCAGTATCACCACGGTGCGCCACTCCTTGATCGAGTGATCCTGAAAGTTATTCCTGAAGCTGCCCTGAGCCAACGGGCACTACGTGATGGCCAATTGCAAGTAGCCGAACTACCCTGGGGAAGTCAAGACACCCTCAGCGATGTGACAACCTTGCGCAGCGGCAGCATTCCTGAAAATGGCGTCTATTTTTTGGCGTTCAATCTGCGTCCGGGCCGACCATTTGCCGATGTACGTCTACGCCAGGCGCTGGCAACCGCTATCGATCTGCCACGGCTGGTCGAAACGGCAACCAAAGGGGTGGGGATTCCGGTTGGCAATGGCGCATTGCCTGGCAGTTGGGCCGATGTCACTCCACCGCCTCCCAGCGGCGATCTGCCCGCCGCACGGGCTATGCTCGATGCGGCGGGCTGGACTCTCCCTGCCGGCGCAACAATACGACAGCGCGAAGGAGTACCCTTGATCGCACGCCTCTACGTTCGCAACGATGATGAACGGCGACTGGTAGCAGCGCGCCGGATAGCCGAAATTGCGGCCAGCATTGGTATTCAGATCGTGGTAGAACCGGCTGATTTCGCAACGGTGATTTTAGCGCGTTATGTTGCGCCTTACGATTTTGATCTCTTGCTGGGAAGCTGGATTAACGGCGCCGGTGATCCATTGTTTGCCGATACTATGTTCTACGATCCCGATGACTTTGCTCTCTTCCATTCCAGTCAGCTTGAACAAGGGCCGGGAGATACCCGTGCGACACGGAATTTCGTTGGTTTTAATGATGCAATCTACGATGAGCAGGCCCTGATTGCCCGGCAGCTCTACACGCTCGACGAACGGCGCAGTGCGATTGCTCAGGCCCAGGCTCGGCTGGCCGAGACGTTGCCGTATCTGTATTTGTGGGTTGACCGCACGGCAGTCATTGTTGATACACGCCTGCACACGCTTGACGGGCCAATCGATCTGACAACGCCGCGTTATCTGTGGAATATCGAGCGCTGGTATATTCGGTAA
- the ricT gene encoding stage 0 sporulation family protein, with the protein MPVVVGIRFKDSGKVYYFDPRDLDLRVGDQVIVETVRGQELAKVAFERREVSDEEIVGELKPVVRRAELSDLARMAELQQYHAEALARCAEKVKEHGLPMKLVKAEYSFDGSRLTFYFTADQRVDFRQLVRDLARMFKTRIELRQIGPRDEAKMLGGIGPCGRILCCTAFLPDYARVTIKMAKDQDLPLNPSKISGVCGRLLCCLSYEHEQYIEMRAQLPKRGTWVMTPDGPGEVIGQHVLKQQVLVQLASSGMIETYDIPQITIATEQVAALARARAAEGITPASTLKPERGEQRLLRDEIDALDWNDDLSLLEDDDLPQPPPPHVLPTPVLPPAVESKRVSEPKTTPKPRGRRQGNQQDKEAATTVNNAAKPAPSQPRKATAPTPPAKTVPSDSPAKAGNDVRRRRRRRN; encoded by the coding sequence ATGCCGGTTGTCGTTGGGATTCGCTTCAAAGACAGTGGAAAAGTATACTATTTTGATCCACGAGATCTCGATCTACGTGTCGGCGATCAGGTAATAGTCGAAACAGTGCGAGGTCAGGAACTGGCTAAAGTAGCTTTTGAGCGCCGCGAAGTCAGCGATGAGGAAATTGTCGGCGAACTGAAGCCAGTAGTGCGGCGAGCCGAGCTAAGCGATCTGGCACGAATGGCCGAACTGCAACAGTATCACGCCGAGGCCCTGGCACGCTGCGCCGAAAAGGTGAAAGAACACGGCTTGCCGATGAAGCTGGTGAAGGCCGAATATTCGTTTGACGGCTCACGCCTGACCTTCTACTTTACTGCCGACCAGCGCGTCGATTTTCGCCAATTAGTGCGTGATCTGGCACGCATGTTCAAGACCCGTATTGAATTACGCCAGATCGGGCCACGTGATGAAGCTAAAATGCTCGGCGGCATCGGGCCATGTGGTCGTATTCTCTGCTGCACCGCCTTCTTACCCGATTACGCACGGGTCACGATCAAGATGGCGAAAGATCAGGACCTGCCACTCAACCCGAGCAAGATCAGCGGTGTCTGTGGGCGTCTGCTTTGCTGCCTTTCCTACGAGCATGAACAGTATATCGAAATGCGCGCACAGTTACCAAAGCGCGGGACATGGGTCATGACTCCAGATGGGCCGGGCGAGGTCATTGGTCAGCATGTGCTGAAACAGCAGGTGTTGGTACAACTGGCCAGCAGTGGGATGATTGAAACCTACGACATCCCGCAAATCACGATTGCCACCGAGCAAGTGGCCGCGTTGGCCCGTGCCCGTGCTGCTGAAGGGATTACACCCGCTTCGACATTGAAGCCCGAACGTGGTGAGCAGCGCCTGCTCCGTGATGAGATTGATGCTTTGGATTGGAATGATGACTTGAGTCTGCTAGAAGACGATGATCTACCTCAGCCACCACCTCCTCATGTGTTACCTACTCCCGTGTTACCGCCCGCTGTAGAATCAAAGCGGGTTTCAGAGCCGAAGACAACACCAAAGCCGCGTGGCCGTCGCCAGGGCAATCAGCAAGATAAAGAAGCAGCGACTACCGTCAATAACGCAGCCAAACCAGCACCGTCTCAGCCACGGAAGGCCACTGCGCCGACCCCGCCGGCGAAAACCGTACCATCGGATTCGCCTGCGAAAGCTGGCAATGATGTCAGGCGTCGGCGACGTCGGCGAAATTAG
- a CDS encoding spermidine/putrescine ABC transporter substrate-binding protein has translation MQMFRSVLLVMLLILTACGGGGAAISPGNEYGTGGGDSGSTTTDGVDRSKLASKLYFYNWSDYIDPAILEQFKAEYGVEVIVDTYDSNEDMLAKIRAGNSGYDIVVPSDYAVQIMIAEGLAAPIDKSLLSNIVHLDPNLLDQYFDKGNVYSVPYMYGITGIAYNTKFFPNGIDSWAAIFEPDQIAQFAGKFSMLDDSRETPGAALRYIGQSLNSTDPAALERVKEILLAQKPYLAAYNSSDVNRKLASEEYVMAHAWSGTAMQARNGLGDEFSGNPNIAFVIPKEGGMIWMDNLVILKDSPNAYTAHIFINFLMRPEVSAQNTEYIGYLTPNKDALELISPEVRELYAQGFAPDEAMYQRLEWAVRNEGTTAFDDLWTEIKSK, from the coding sequence ATGCAGATGTTCCGAAGCGTGTTGCTGGTAATGCTGCTGATACTAACCGCATGTGGCGGCGGTGGTGCTGCAATCAGCCCAGGGAACGAGTACGGTACTGGCGGGGGTGACAGTGGATCGACCACGACCGATGGGGTTGATCGTAGTAAACTCGCGAGTAAGCTCTACTTCTACAATTGGTCAGATTATATCGACCCTGCTATTCTCGAACAGTTTAAAGCCGAATACGGGGTCGAAGTGATCGTTGACACCTACGACAGCAACGAGGATATGCTGGCGAAGATACGCGCCGGCAATTCGGGATACGATATCGTCGTGCCCTCTGACTATGCAGTGCAGATTATGATCGCCGAAGGGCTGGCTGCACCAATTGATAAGTCACTCCTCTCCAATATCGTCCATCTCGATCCGAATCTGCTCGATCAATACTTCGATAAAGGTAATGTCTATTCAGTTCCGTATATGTACGGCATCACCGGTATTGCCTACAATACGAAGTTCTTCCCGAACGGGATTGATAGCTGGGCGGCAATTTTTGAACCCGATCAGATTGCCCAATTTGCCGGTAAGTTTAGTATGCTCGATGACTCTCGTGAAACGCCGGGCGCCGCCCTGCGCTATATTGGTCAATCACTTAACTCAACGGATCCAGCAGCGCTGGAGCGAGTGAAAGAGATTTTATTGGCGCAGAAGCCATACCTTGCCGCTTACAACAGTTCCGATGTCAATCGAAAACTAGCCAGTGAAGAGTATGTGATGGCACATGCCTGGAGCGGTACGGCAATGCAGGCGCGCAACGGGCTTGGCGATGAGTTTAGTGGTAATCCGAACATCGCCTTCGTGATTCCAAAAGAGGGTGGCATGATCTGGATGGATAATCTTGTTATCCTGAAAGATTCACCCAATGCCTATACTGCACACATCTTCATCAATTTTCTAATGCGTCCAGAGGTGTCAGCTCAGAATACCGAATATATCGGTTACCTGACACCGAACAAAGATGCGCTTGAATTAATCTCGCCGGAAGTGCGCGAGCTATACGCGCAGGGATTTGCTCCTGATGAAGCGATGTACCAGCGTCTCGAGTGGGCAGTGCGTAACGAAGGTACAACCGCGTTCGATGATCTGTGGACGGAGATCAAGAGTAAATAA